A region of Mycolicibacterium brumae DNA encodes the following proteins:
- the galE gene encoding UDP-glucose 4-epimerase GalE: MTWLVTGGAGYIGSHVVRALADAGIDVVVIDDLSTGRREFVPDGIPLVEASLLDATNVRLTLQFHKVTGVIHVAGYKYAGESVRRPLHTYQQNVSAMVTLLDEMATQGVDKFVFSSSAATFGTPDVELVEETTPTRPESPYGETKLIGEWLLADLAKATADAERPFRHTSLRYFNVVGSGSPEVFDVSPFNLFPLVFDMLIAGRTPRINGADYPTPDGTCVRDYVHVDDIAAAHVAAAKRLDAGEPIEPVYNLGSGSGTSVREIMTAMAEATGIDFEPDVAPRRPGDPARIVATGELAARDLDWANRHTLREMAASAWQARQRAGDADPR; the protein is encoded by the coding sequence GTGACTTGGCTTGTGACCGGCGGCGCCGGGTATATCGGCTCGCACGTGGTGCGCGCGCTCGCGGACGCCGGCATCGACGTCGTCGTCATCGACGACCTGTCCACCGGGCGGCGCGAGTTCGTGCCCGACGGCATCCCGCTGGTCGAAGCATCGCTGCTGGACGCGACGAATGTGCGGCTGACGCTTCAGTTCCACAAGGTCACCGGCGTCATCCACGTCGCCGGGTACAAGTACGCGGGCGAGTCGGTGCGACGGCCGCTGCACACCTACCAGCAGAACGTGTCGGCGATGGTCACGCTGCTCGACGAGATGGCCACCCAGGGCGTCGACAAGTTCGTGTTCTCGTCGTCGGCGGCCACCTTCGGCACGCCGGACGTCGAGCTCGTTGAAGAGACCACCCCGACGCGGCCGGAGTCGCCCTACGGCGAGACCAAACTGATCGGCGAGTGGCTGCTGGCCGATCTGGCCAAGGCCACCGCGGACGCCGAACGGCCGTTCCGGCACACCAGCCTGCGGTACTTCAACGTCGTCGGCTCCGGATCGCCGGAGGTGTTCGACGTCAGCCCGTTCAACCTGTTCCCGCTGGTGTTCGACATGCTCATTGCGGGCAGGACCCCGCGGATCAACGGCGCGGACTACCCGACGCCCGACGGCACCTGCGTGCGCGACTACGTGCACGTCGACGACATCGCCGCCGCCCACGTCGCCGCCGCCAAGCGCCTGGACGCCGGGGAGCCGATCGAGCCGGTGTACAACCTGGGCAGCGGGTCGGGAACCTCGGTGCGCGAGATCATGACCGCGATGGCCGAGGCCACCGGGATCGACTTCGAGCCGGACGTCGCGCCGCGGCGGCCCGGGGATCCGGCGCGGATCGTGGCCACCGGGGAACTGGCCGCCCGCGACCTGGATTGGGCGAACCGGCACACGCTGCGTGAGATGGCCGCCA